In Populus alba chromosome 1, ASM523922v2, whole genome shotgun sequence, a single window of DNA contains:
- the LOC118043395 gene encoding epidermis-specific secreted glycoprotein EP1: MQSSTSMERSLLFSLFLLFSVSIVAQSTVPSNSTFKKVNTGEWAEAISEYRSDFRALDISTSVFQVCFYNTTPNAFTLAIRMGTRRSPAVRRFVWEANRGNPVGEDATLTFGEDGNLILADADGRVAWQTNTADKGVVGLQMLPNGNMVLHDSKGNFIWQSFDYPTDTLLVGQSLRVGAVTRLVSRASDKMNTNGAYSLVLEPKRIAMYYKSPNSPKPYVYYTSDLFSIQKGRLQYVRLINSANDLSLQFSTGGGPLLSKPDFNSTLSFLRLGVDGNLRVYSFNNQETSASWDVTFTLFSKDVGVWESECQLPEKCGKFGLCEDSQCVGCPLPNGLGNWTESCEPVKVTVCNKNFHYYKLEGVDHSMSKYGKGNGPLKENDCEKECSSDCKCSGYFYNTKTSMCWIAYDLQTLTRVANSTHVGYIKVPNHQ; this comes from the coding sequence ATGCAATCTTCCACCTCTATGGAACGGTCACtgctcttctctcttttcttgctCTTCTCAGTATCCATCGTTGCCCAATCTACTGTCCCTTCAAATTCCACATTTAAGAAAGTCAATACTGGAGAGTGGGCGGAAGCCATTTCAGAGTACCGTTCAGATTTTCGTGCCCTGGACATCTCTACCTCCGTTTTCCAAGTTTGCTTTTATAACACCACCCCTAATGCATTCACTCTCGCAATACGTATGGGTACGAGGAGGTCACCGGCAGTGAGGCGGTTTGTTTGGGAAGCCAACCGAGGCAACCCAGTTGGTGAAGATGCCACTCTCACTTTTGGTGAGGACGGAAACCTTATCTTGGCCGATGCTGATGGCAGGGTTGCTTGGCAAACCAACACTGCCGACAAAGGTGTTGTAGGGTTGCAAATGCTACCGAATGGTAACATGGTGCTTCATGACTCTAAGGGCAATTTCATCTGGCAAAGTTTTGATTATCCCACTGATACTCTTTTGGTGGGTCAATCTCTTCGTGTTGGAGCCGTAACCAGGCTTGTGAGTCGAGCCTCTGACAAAATGAACACAAACGGAGCCTATAGTCTGGTATTAGAACCCAAAAGAATAGCCATGTACTATAAGAGTCCAAACTCTCCCAAGCCATACGTCTACTACACATCTGATTTGTTTAGTATACAGAAAGGGCGTCTACAATATGTGAGGCTAATCAATTCGGCTAATGACCTGAGTCTTCAGTTCTCTACCGGTGGTGGACCCTTGCTCTCTAAGCCCGATTTCAACAGCACGTTGTCATTTCTCCGGCTTGGGGTAGATGGCAATCTTAGAGTCTACAGTTTCAACAACCAGGAAACTTCAGCTTCTTGGGACGTGACTTTCACTCTTTTCTCCAAAGATGTAGGTGTTTGGGAAAGTGAGTGTCAATTACCAGAGAAATGTGGCAAGTTTGGGCTCTGTGAGGACAGCCAATGCGTTGGTTGCCCGTTACCAAATGGGCTCGGGAACTGGACCGAGAGCTGTGAACCTGTGAAGGTGACTGTATGTAACAAGAACTTCCATTACTATAAACTAGAAGGGGTTGATCATTCCATGAGCAAGTATGGAAAAGGAAATGGACCCTTGAAGGAGAACGATTGTGAGAAGGAATGTTCCAGTGACTGCAAGTGTTCAGGTTACTTTTACAACACAAAGACATCTATGTGTTGGATTGCTTATGATCTGCAAACTCTGACGAGGGTTGCAAATTCTACACATGTGGGTTACATAAAAGTGCCGAATCACCAGTGA